The Streptomyces nitrosporeus genome includes a window with the following:
- a CDS encoding carbohydrate ABC transporter permease, whose protein sequence is MSTAAPPQKAPPPRRRTGGRLSNGAFALLLTAPGLALFAAIIFYPLLSALFTGFFEQDLRLPGREFVGLDNFAYWLDGDLLAILEQTLVFTVGATLVPFVLGFALALALNTGLKGSGFLRGLFLFPWVIPGVVVSFLWMWIFNANYGVLNGVLMETGIIDESVAWLGRPGTAMLAVIVTKTWASFPWMMVMLLAGLQTVPKELHEAASMDGAGSVRRFFAVTWPQVRGVASIVLLLEFIWNFQHFDTIYVLTGGGPAGTTETFATAVYQTAFKGFDIGRATALGGLWMLLLLLLVAVYLRITERKGDA, encoded by the coding sequence ATGAGTACGGCCGCACCTCCCCAGAAGGCGCCCCCACCCCGCCGGCGGACCGGAGGACGGCTCTCCAACGGTGCGTTCGCACTGCTGCTGACCGCACCGGGGCTCGCCCTGTTCGCGGCGATCATCTTCTATCCGCTGCTGTCGGCGCTGTTCACCGGCTTCTTCGAGCAGGACCTGCGGCTGCCCGGCCGGGAGTTCGTCGGCCTGGACAACTTCGCCTACTGGCTGGACGGCGACCTCCTCGCCATCCTCGAGCAGACGCTGGTCTTCACCGTCGGCGCGACGCTCGTCCCCTTCGTGCTCGGCTTCGCGCTCGCGCTCGCGCTGAACACCGGGCTCAAGGGAAGCGGCTTCCTGCGCGGCCTGTTCCTGTTCCCCTGGGTGATCCCGGGCGTGGTGGTCTCCTTCCTCTGGATGTGGATCTTCAACGCGAACTACGGGGTGCTCAACGGCGTCCTCATGGAGACCGGGATCATCGACGAGTCCGTGGCCTGGCTCGGCCGGCCCGGCACCGCGATGCTCGCCGTCATCGTCACCAAGACCTGGGCCAGCTTCCCCTGGATGATGGTGATGCTCCTGGCCGGTCTCCAGACCGTGCCCAAGGAGCTGCACGAGGCGGCCTCGATGGACGGGGCGGGCTCGGTCCGGCGCTTCTTCGCCGTCACCTGGCCGCAGGTCCGCGGTGTCGCATCGATCGTGCTCCTGCTGGAGTTCATCTGGAACTTCCAGCACTTCGACACCATCTACGTCCTCACCGGCGGCGGGCCCGCCGGCACCACCGAGACGTTCGCCACCGCCGTGTACCAGACCGCCTTCAAGGGCTTCGACATCGGCCGGGCCACCGCACTGGGCGGACTGTGGATGCTGCTCCTGCTCCTCCTCGTCGCCGTCTACCTCAGGATCACCGAGCGGAAGGGCGACGCCTGA
- a CDS encoding carbohydrate ABC transporter permease: MTSTTSTPLSAAGRPQPSAARAGHRTRRRMRKDLLRSRIAAWSAVAVIGAFGLLPVYWLLATALSTPESTFQFPPKLIPTDLTLGNFTALAENDQLIKYMVNSLVVASVTAVLSVVVATYMGYSFSKFRYRGRRSLMHLVLASQMFPQALLLVTLYAVFSSFGMLNTYTALVLSFTTFTMPLCVWMLKGIFDTIPDALLEAAAIDGASRWRTLHSIVAPLAAPGMIAAGLFAFVRGWNDFIFALTLADKEKQTLPPGLVSTYIGEFQTAWPQLMAASLVVSVPVIVAFMFLQRYLVGGMTAGSVKS, translated from the coding sequence ATGACCTCCACCACCTCCACCCCGCTGTCCGCCGCCGGCCGGCCGCAGCCGTCCGCCGCGCGGGCCGGGCACCGCACCAGGCGCCGTATGCGCAAGGACCTGCTGCGCTCGCGGATCGCCGCCTGGAGCGCGGTCGCCGTCATCGGCGCCTTCGGCCTGCTGCCGGTCTACTGGCTGCTCGCCACCGCGCTGAGCACCCCCGAGTCGACCTTCCAGTTCCCGCCGAAGCTGATACCCACCGACCTCACCCTCGGCAACTTCACGGCCCTGGCCGAGAACGACCAGCTGATCAAGTACATGGTCAACTCGCTCGTCGTGGCCTCGGTCACCGCCGTACTGAGCGTGGTCGTCGCCACGTACATGGGCTACTCGTTCTCCAAGTTCCGCTACCGGGGGCGGCGGTCGCTGATGCACCTGGTGCTGGCCTCCCAGATGTTCCCCCAGGCGCTCCTGCTGGTGACGCTGTACGCCGTCTTCTCCAGCTTCGGCATGCTCAACACCTACACCGCCCTGGTGCTCTCCTTCACCACGTTCACCATGCCGCTGTGCGTCTGGATGCTGAAGGGCATCTTCGACACCATCCCGGACGCCCTGCTGGAAGCGGCGGCCATCGACGGCGCGTCCCGGTGGCGGACGCTGCACTCCATCGTGGCGCCGCTGGCCGCGCCGGGCATGATCGCCGCAGGGCTCTTCGCCTTCGTACGCGGCTGGAACGACTTCATCTTCGCGCTGACCCTGGCCGACAAGGAGAAGCAGACCCTTCCCCCGGGGCTCGTCTCCACCTACATCGGCGAGTTCCAGACCGCCTGGCCCCAGCTGATGGCGGCCTCGCTCGTGGTGTCCGTCCCGGTGATCGTCGCCTTCATGTTCCTGCAGCGCTACCTCGTCGGCGGCATGACCGCCGGTTCGGTCAAGAGCTGA
- a CDS encoding extracellular solute-binding protein, translating to MTPSGISRRGALRMFGIGVLGAAGAGALGACAPSGAGSPSNGGDPKSKNFDFTSWSLNEEAAKPSIEKIIAAWEKAEKSKIRAVSYPYNEYLSQLTLKLGGGETTGAVHLDIAWLAAMAQMGKLADLGPVAGQGGYTDVALNSGVYDGKQYGLPWNTGSIGVIANSQLLEKAGIKEHPATVEEFEAALRELKGLGGGVVPYAAATKVAQLKDIFPWMQTFGCKLLDGGKVTIGDDASVDAVTWYKKLHDEKLIAADVDRFDARALFGQGKAAFYDDAIIGKGVTSAQSADKTLADAMQPMERPVLRAGDTPQALLWGGVIAIVKGKGQDAATEFALHTTTDRATTSEYFAARALPPSTTAGLAAPEVVKDTFTTEWTRKITRTATGSPFWQFAQNAQIEEAVAKQVQAVLVGRTKPKDAMRQAGEEAAALIKR from the coding sequence ATGACCCCCTCTGGCATCAGCCGGCGCGGCGCGCTGCGCATGTTCGGCATCGGCGTGCTCGGTGCGGCGGGCGCCGGTGCGCTCGGCGCCTGTGCGCCGTCCGGCGCCGGCTCCCCCTCGAACGGCGGGGACCCGAAGTCCAAGAACTTCGACTTCACCTCCTGGTCGCTCAACGAGGAGGCCGCCAAGCCCTCGATCGAGAAGATCATCGCGGCATGGGAGAAGGCCGAGAAGTCGAAGATCCGCGCGGTCTCCTACCCGTACAACGAGTACCTGAGCCAGCTCACCCTCAAGCTGGGCGGCGGGGAGACGACCGGGGCGGTGCACCTCGACATCGCCTGGCTCGCCGCGATGGCGCAGATGGGCAAGCTGGCCGACCTCGGACCGGTGGCCGGCCAGGGCGGCTACACGGACGTGGCGCTGAACAGCGGCGTCTACGACGGCAAGCAGTACGGGCTGCCGTGGAACACCGGATCGATCGGTGTGATCGCCAACTCCCAGCTCCTGGAGAAGGCCGGGATCAAGGAGCACCCCGCCACCGTCGAGGAGTTCGAGGCCGCGCTGCGGGAACTGAAGGGGCTCGGCGGCGGTGTCGTGCCGTATGCCGCCGCCACCAAGGTCGCGCAGCTCAAGGACATCTTCCCGTGGATGCAGACCTTCGGCTGCAAGCTGCTCGACGGCGGGAAGGTCACGATAGGCGACGACGCCTCGGTCGACGCGGTCACCTGGTACAAGAAGCTGCACGACGAGAAGCTGATCGCCGCCGACGTGGACCGCTTCGACGCGCGCGCCCTGTTCGGGCAGGGCAAGGCCGCCTTCTACGACGACGCGATCATCGGCAAGGGTGTGACCTCCGCCCAGTCCGCGGACAAGACGCTGGCCGACGCCATGCAGCCGATGGAGCGTCCGGTGCTCAGAGCCGGGGACACACCGCAGGCGCTGCTGTGGGGCGGCGTGATCGCGATCGTGAAGGGCAAGGGGCAGGACGCGGCGACCGAGTTCGCGCTGCACACCACCACCGACCGGGCCACCACCTCCGAGTACTTCGCCGCGCGCGCACTGCCGCCGTCGACCACCGCGGGGCTGGCCGCTCCCGAGGTCGTCAAGGACACCTTCACCACGGAGTGGACCCGGAAGATCACCAGAACGGCGACCGGCAGCCCGTTCTGGCAGTTCGCGCAGAACGCCCAGATCGAGGAGGCCGTCGCCAAGCAGGTGCAGGCCGTCCTCGTCGGCAGGACGAAGCCGAAGGACGCGATGAGGCAGGCCGGCGAGGAGGCCGCCGCACTCATCAAGCGCTGA
- a CDS encoding BNR-4 repeat-containing protein, with product MRRPTLRTYAVSATALAALLLPAPAAGAGTAQSTAAAATVIEKVPYAMDSSNQAAWWTPVATYKGRGQYTYFAFNEPGSTAATHRPAVARRDPDGVWSLLPLLDSDGQRAEFPDDNGHNQPSVARDGSGRLHVFTSMHADTWRYFRTEAPGGAVTDHASELPDQGTGITYPVVTTAPNGDLYLAARVGTGSDQRPGRLYRWDDAGSRWSVVATFAGAPDRSVYPDDITVDASGRVHLLYEWAKAPATAFRHQLSYLAYDPATGSFTDSTGTAVTTPLTPATSDVVQDLTPGEEWSTDNAYTGPAVQSAKLTLDGSTPKVAHRYRSADSGGHFRVYYAYPSGSGWVRKTVYAGGQTSAALGITWDGTDGKRIYYVTASGTDRVFSATQSADGAWAARSAAPGVSADRLAVRQDSDGHDVLYLPDTAHNSLYYGFR from the coding sequence TTGCGACGTCCCACGCTACGCACGTACGCCGTCTCGGCCACGGCTCTGGCCGCCCTTCTCCTGCCCGCCCCGGCCGCCGGAGCCGGCACCGCGCAGAGCACCGCAGCCGCGGCGACGGTGATCGAGAAGGTCCCGTACGCGATGGACTCGTCGAACCAGGCCGCCTGGTGGACGCCGGTCGCCACGTACAAGGGCCGCGGCCAGTACACGTACTTCGCCTTCAACGAGCCGGGCTCGACGGCCGCGACGCACCGGCCCGCCGTCGCACGGCGCGACCCGGACGGGGTCTGGAGCCTGCTGCCGCTGCTGGACAGCGACGGGCAGCGGGCCGAGTTCCCCGACGACAACGGCCACAACCAGCCGTCGGTCGCCCGCGACGGCAGTGGCCGCCTGCACGTCTTCACCTCCATGCACGCCGACACCTGGCGCTACTTCCGCACCGAGGCCCCCGGCGGCGCCGTCACCGACCACGCGTCCGAACTGCCCGACCAGGGCACGGGCATCACCTACCCGGTCGTCACCACCGCGCCCAACGGCGACCTGTATCTGGCCGCCCGCGTCGGCACGGGCTCCGACCAGCGCCCCGGCAGGCTGTACCGGTGGGACGACGCCGGCTCCCGCTGGAGCGTCGTCGCGACCTTCGCGGGTGCGCCGGACCGGTCCGTGTACCCCGATGACATCACGGTGGACGCCTCCGGCCGCGTACACCTCCTCTACGAGTGGGCGAAGGCACCGGCGACCGCGTTCCGCCACCAGCTCTCGTATCTGGCCTACGACCCGGCGACCGGCTCCTTCACCGACAGCACGGGCACGGCCGTCACCACCCCGCTCACGCCCGCCACCTCCGACGTCGTCCAGGACCTCACCCCGGGCGAGGAGTGGAGCACCGACAACGCGTACACCGGCCCCGCGGTGCAGAGCGCCAAACTCACCCTCGACGGCTCCACCCCGAAGGTCGCCCACCGCTACCGCTCGGCCGACAGCGGCGGCCATTTCCGCGTGTACTACGCCTATCCGAGCGGCAGCGGCTGGGTCAGGAAGACCGTGTACGCCGGCGGGCAGACCTCGGCCGCCCTCGGCATCACCTGGGACGGGACGGACGGCAAGCGGATCTACTACGTGACCGCCTCCGGCACCGACCGGGTCTTCTCCGCCACGCAGTCGGCGGATGGAGCCTGGGCCGCCCGGTCCGCCGCGCCGGGTGTGAGCGCGGACCGGCTCGCGGTGCGACAGGACTCGGACGGTCACGACGTGCTCTACCTTCCGGACACCGCGCACAACTCCCTTTACTACGGGTTCCGCTGA
- a CDS encoding glutathione S-transferase C-terminal domain-containing protein: MPATYPTAVPSLRGRIGRDARSGYHAAPHRYRLHLALTCPYCLRIAITHSLLGLDGVLPVEPLPAVPDGPDGGHLALRPLYEASAHRYPGPAAAPVLSDDWTGRIVTTHTPDILSDLVRHFGGSLGATLHPPGSQDAVHAVERLCERDITAAAQQAGKADSDHGTRDRALETLLQGLGSAERALARRPYVLGDRLTAADVQLWVTLLQLDTVHRWHLDAGAVHRITGHPHLWAYARRLAEHPAFAAHLDLDGIALRHHAHCRGREAAGAAVRILDWAPEHTVRAPHRPLDPVRRAGCPQG, from the coding sequence ATGCCCGCCACCTACCCGACAGCCGTCCCCTCCCTCCGCGGCAGGATCGGCCGTGACGCCCGCAGCGGCTACCACGCCGCGCCCCACCGCTACCGGCTCCACCTCGCACTCACCTGCCCGTACTGTCTGCGGATCGCGATCACGCACAGCCTGCTCGGCCTGGACGGCGTCCTCCCCGTGGAGCCGTTGCCGGCCGTGCCCGACGGGCCGGACGGCGGACACCTGGCTCTGCGCCCGCTGTACGAGGCGAGCGCGCACCGGTATCCCGGACCGGCGGCGGCCCCGGTCCTCAGCGACGACTGGACGGGGCGGATCGTCACCACGCACACCCCGGACATCCTCAGCGACCTGGTCCGGCACTTCGGTGGCAGCCTCGGCGCCACCCTCCACCCGCCCGGCTCCCAGGACGCGGTCCACGCCGTCGAGCGGCTCTGCGAGCGGGACATCACCGCGGCCGCCCAGCAGGCGGGAAAGGCCGACTCCGACCACGGCACACGCGACAGGGCACTGGAAACGCTTCTCCAGGGACTGGGATCGGCCGAACGGGCCCTGGCCCGCCGGCCCTACGTGCTGGGCGACCGTCTGACGGCCGCCGACGTCCAGTTGTGGGTGACGCTGCTGCAACTGGACACCGTCCACCGCTGGCACCTGGACGCCGGCGCGGTGCACCGCATCACCGGCCACCCGCACCTGTGGGCATACGCCCGCCGTCTCGCGGAGCACCCCGCCTTCGCCGCCCATCTCGATCTGGACGGCATCGCGCTACGCCACCACGCGCACTGCCGCGGCCGGGAAGCCGCGGGCGCGGCGGTGAGGATCCTGGACTGGGCACCGGAACACACGGTGCGGGCCCCGCACCGGCCCCTGGACCCGGTCCGGCGGGCAGGCTGCCCCCAGGGGTGA
- a CDS encoding LLM class flavin-dependent oxidoreductase, with the protein MPLTFHWFLPTNGDSRHVVGGGHGAPATSFGQDRPPTVAYLTQIARAAEDLGFAGALTPTGAWCEDAWLTTAMVSQHTEHLKFLVAFRPGFVSPTLAAQMASTFQRQTGGRLLLNVVTGGESQEQRAYGDFLDKDARYRRTGEFLEVVRGLWEGGTVGLRGEHLRIEDARLARLPDPVPEVYFGGSSPLAGEVAARHADVYLTWGEPPAAVAEKIAWIRALASREGRRLRFGIRLHVITRDTSGQAWAEADRLLAGFDAETVRTVQAGLARSESEGQRRMLDLHGGSRDDLEIHPNLWAGIGLVRGGAGTALVGGHDEVAARIAEYHHLGIDEFVLSGYPHLEEAYWFGEGVLPRLRAQGLWTHPFRPGAATPPPAAQAAFAGAARPR; encoded by the coding sequence GTGCCCCTCACGTTCCACTGGTTCCTTCCCACCAACGGAGACAGCCGCCACGTCGTCGGCGGTGGTCATGGTGCCCCCGCCACGTCCTTCGGCCAGGACCGGCCGCCCACCGTCGCCTATCTCACCCAGATCGCCCGCGCCGCCGAGGACCTGGGCTTCGCCGGCGCGCTCACCCCGACCGGCGCCTGGTGCGAGGACGCCTGGCTGACCACCGCCATGGTCAGCCAGCACACCGAGCACCTGAAGTTCCTGGTCGCCTTCCGCCCGGGATTCGTCTCGCCGACCCTGGCCGCGCAGATGGCGTCCACCTTCCAGAGGCAGACCGGCGGGCGGCTCCTGCTGAACGTGGTCACGGGCGGTGAGAGCCAGGAGCAGCGGGCGTACGGCGACTTCCTCGACAAGGACGCCCGGTACCGCCGTACCGGAGAGTTCCTGGAGGTCGTACGCGGGTTGTGGGAGGGCGGGACCGTCGGCCTGCGCGGTGAGCACCTCCGGATCGAGGACGCCCGGCTCGCCCGGCTGCCCGACCCCGTGCCCGAGGTGTACTTCGGTGGCTCCTCACCCCTCGCCGGCGAGGTCGCGGCGCGCCATGCGGACGTCTACCTCACCTGGGGCGAGCCACCCGCGGCCGTCGCCGAGAAGATCGCCTGGATCAGGGCGCTGGCCAGCAGGGAGGGCCGCCGTCTCCGTTTCGGCATCCGCCTCCACGTCATCACCCGCGACACCTCCGGACAGGCATGGGCGGAGGCGGACCGGCTCCTCGCGGGCTTCGACGCGGAGACCGTGCGGACCGTGCAGGCCGGCCTCGCCCGGAGCGAGTCCGAGGGACAGCGGCGCATGCTGGACCTGCACGGAGGGAGCCGGGACGACCTGGAGATCCACCCCAACCTGTGGGCCGGGATCGGGCTGGTGAGGGGTGGCGCGGGCACCGCGCTGGTCGGCGGCCACGACGAGGTCGCCGCGCGGATCGCCGAGTACCACCACCTCGGCATCGACGAGTTCGTCCTCTCCGGCTACCCGCACCTGGAGGAGGCGTACTGGTTCGGGGAGGGCGTCCTGCCGCGGCTTCGGGCGCAGGGCCTGTGGACCCACCCGTTCCGCCCCGGGGCGGCCACGCCGCCGCCGGCGGCACAGGCGGCTTTCGCGGGCGCCGCGAGGCCGCGATGA
- the ssuE gene encoding NADPH-dependent FMN reductase: protein MATVLSVSGSPSATSRTARLLRHLDERLIAQGHEVTVLDVRTLPADALLGADLRHPAIVEAIALFDRADGVVIGTPVYKAAYSGLLKSLLDLLPQYALAGKTVLPLATGGSTAHVLAIDYALRPVLSSMGASHIVPGWFTLDKDITGGDDGTPALAPSAAEPLAQVSDLFSAALGGRTNLLAATG, encoded by the coding sequence ATGGCCACCGTCCTCTCCGTCTCCGGAAGCCCCTCCGCCACCTCCCGTACCGCCCGGCTGCTGCGCCACCTGGACGAGCGGCTCATCGCGCAGGGGCACGAGGTGACCGTGCTCGACGTCCGGACCCTCCCCGCCGACGCGCTGCTCGGTGCCGATCTCCGGCACCCCGCGATCGTCGAGGCCATCGCCCTTTTCGACCGGGCGGACGGGGTCGTGATCGGCACCCCCGTCTACAAGGCCGCCTACTCCGGGCTGCTGAAGTCGCTGCTCGACCTGCTCCCGCAGTACGCGCTGGCGGGCAAGACCGTCCTCCCCCTGGCCACCGGCGGCAGCACCGCCCACGTCCTGGCCATCGACTACGCCCTGCGCCCCGTGCTGAGCTCCATGGGCGCCTCGCACATCGTCCCCGGCTGGTTCACGCTCGACAAGGACATCACCGGGGGCGACGACGGCACACCGGCCCTCGCGCCGAGCGCGGCCGAGCCCCTGGCGCAGGTGTCGGACCTCTTCTCCGCAGCGCTGGGCGGCCGTACGAACCTGCTGGCGGCCACCGGATGA
- a CDS encoding NtaA/DmoA family FMN-dependent monooxygenase (This protein belongs to a clade of FMN-dependent monooxygenases, within a broader family of flavin-dependent oxidoreductases, the luciferase-like monooxygenase (LMM) family, some of whose members use coenzyme F420 rather than FMN.), producing MSKPLKRIHLAAHFPGVNNTTVWSDPEAGSHIDFGSFTHFAQTAERAKFDFLFLAEGLRLREQGGKIYDLDVVGRPDTFTVLAALAAVTERLGLTGTINSTFNEPYEVARQFASLDHLSGGRAAWNVVTSWDAFTGENFRRGGFLPKEERYSRAEEFLATANELLDSWHGDEIVADQATGTFLRDAKAGSFVHTGQHFDIHGRFNVPRSPQGRPVIFQAGDSDEGREFAAAGADAIFSRHTTLEAGQAFYTDVKRRLAAYGRRPEELLVLPAATFVLGDTDAEAEELAREVRRRQVSGATALKHLEFVWNRDLSSYDPEGPLPGIDPYVGGPHIAEGRAQVRMYRDPLATAREWRELAAANNWSIRDLVINTGNRQTFVGSPTTVARDIDHFVQSDASDGFILVPHITPGGLDAFADKVVPLLQEQGVFRSEYEGPTLRHQLGLAHPDDARGEWQAAS from the coding sequence ATGAGCAAGCCGCTGAAGCGGATCCACCTGGCCGCCCACTTCCCGGGCGTCAACAACACCACCGTGTGGAGCGACCCGGAGGCCGGCAGCCACATCGACTTCGGTTCGTTCACGCACTTCGCGCAGACCGCCGAACGCGCCAAGTTCGACTTCCTGTTCCTGGCCGAAGGGCTCAGACTGCGCGAACAGGGCGGGAAGATCTACGACCTGGACGTCGTCGGCCGCCCCGACACCTTCACCGTCCTGGCCGCGCTCGCCGCCGTCACCGAGCGCCTCGGGCTGACCGGCACCATCAACTCCACCTTCAACGAGCCCTACGAGGTCGCCCGTCAGTTCGCCAGCCTCGACCACCTCTCCGGTGGCCGCGCGGCCTGGAACGTGGTCACCTCCTGGGACGCCTTCACCGGCGAGAACTTCCGCCGCGGCGGCTTCCTCCCGAAAGAGGAGCGCTACAGCCGCGCCGAGGAGTTCCTCGCCACGGCGAACGAACTCCTCGACTCCTGGCACGGCGACGAGATCGTCGCCGACCAGGCCACCGGTACCTTCCTGCGGGACGCGAAGGCCGGCTCCTTCGTCCACACGGGGCAGCACTTCGACATCCACGGCCGGTTCAACGTCCCGCGCTCCCCGCAGGGACGCCCGGTGATCTTCCAGGCGGGCGACTCCGACGAGGGCCGCGAGTTCGCCGCGGCCGGCGCCGACGCGATCTTCAGCCGGCACACCACCCTGGAAGCGGGCCAGGCGTTCTACACCGACGTCAAGCGGCGCCTCGCCGCGTACGGCCGCCGCCCCGAAGAGCTCCTCGTCCTGCCCGCCGCCACCTTCGTGCTCGGCGACACCGACGCGGAGGCGGAGGAACTGGCGCGGGAGGTGCGCCGCCGGCAGGTCAGCGGGGCCACCGCTCTCAAGCACCTGGAGTTCGTCTGGAACCGGGACCTGTCGTCGTACGACCCGGAGGGGCCGCTCCCCGGCATCGACCCGTACGTCGGCGGCCCCCACATCGCCGAGGGCCGTGCCCAGGTACGGATGTACCGCGACCCGCTGGCCACGGCCCGGGAATGGCGCGAGCTCGCCGCGGCCAACAACTGGTCCATCCGCGACCTCGTCATCAACACCGGCAACCGCCAGACCTTCGTAGGCTCCCCGACGACCGTCGCCAGGGACATCGACCACTTCGTGCAGTCCGACGCCTCCGACGGCTTCATCCTCGTCCCCCACATCACACCGGGCGGCCTGGACGCCTTCGCGGACAAGGTGGTCCCCCTCCTCCAGGAACAGGGCGTCTTCCGCTCGGAGTACGAGGGCCCGACCCTGCGGCACCAGCTCGGCCTCGCCCACCCCGACGACGCACGCGGCGAGTGGCAGGCGGCGTCGTGA
- a CDS encoding LLM class flavin-dependent oxidoreductase, which produces MSSAPLAPLHLAVALDGTGWHPASWREPAARPQELFTAGYWAGLVTEAERGLLDFVTIEDGLGPQSSHPFEPDDRTDQVRGRLDAVQTAARVAPLTRHIGLVPTAVVTHTEPFHLSKAIATLDHVSNGRAGLRVRITARPDEAAHFGRRTIPRVGAYDSPAAREVVGGLFDEAADHVEVVRRLWDSWEDDAEIRDVATGRFVDRGKLHHIDFEGRYFSVRGPSVTPRPPQGQPVVTALAHGTLPYRLVARQADIGYVTPHDTGQARAIVAEIRAEQEAAGRAGQPLHVFADLVVFLDDAPGAAAARRERLDALAGGPYPSDARVFTGTPAGLADLLQEWRAAGLTGYRLRPAVLGHDLPAITRSLVPELQRRGVFRRAYEAGTLRGLLGLARPANRYAA; this is translated from the coding sequence GTGTCCTCAGCCCCTCTTGCCCCGCTGCACCTCGCCGTCGCCCTGGACGGCACCGGCTGGCACCCGGCCTCCTGGCGGGAGCCCGCCGCCCGCCCCCAGGAGCTCTTCACCGCCGGTTACTGGGCCGGTCTGGTCACCGAGGCCGAGCGCGGACTGCTCGACTTCGTGACCATCGAGGACGGTCTCGGCCCGCAGTCCTCCCACCCCTTCGAACCGGACGACCGCACCGACCAGGTCCGCGGCCGTCTGGACGCCGTCCAGACAGCGGCCCGGGTCGCGCCCCTCACCCGGCACATCGGCCTGGTCCCGACCGCGGTCGTCACCCACACGGAGCCCTTCCACCTCTCCAAGGCGATCGCCACGCTCGACCACGTCAGCAACGGCCGGGCCGGTCTGCGCGTGCGGATCACCGCGCGCCCGGACGAGGCCGCGCACTTCGGCCGCCGCACGATCCCCCGCGTCGGCGCCTACGACAGCCCGGCCGCCCGCGAGGTGGTCGGCGGCCTCTTCGACGAGGCCGCCGACCACGTCGAGGTCGTACGCCGCCTCTGGGACAGCTGGGAGGACGACGCGGAGATCCGGGACGTGGCCACCGGCCGGTTCGTCGACCGCGGCAAACTGCACCACATCGACTTCGAGGGGAGGTACTTCAGCGTCAGAGGCCCCTCCGTCACCCCCCGCCCGCCACAGGGCCAGCCCGTCGTCACCGCCCTCGCCCACGGGACCCTGCCGTACCGGCTGGTCGCCCGGCAGGCCGACATCGGCTACGTCACCCCGCACGACACCGGGCAGGCCCGCGCGATCGTCGCGGAGATCCGCGCCGAGCAGGAAGCGGCCGGCCGCGCCGGACAGCCACTGCACGTCTTCGCCGACCTCGTGGTCTTCCTCGACGACGCCCCCGGTGCCGCGGCGGCCCGGCGCGAACGGCTCGACGCCCTCGCGGGCGGGCCGTACCCGAGCGACGCCCGCGTCTTCACCGGCACGCCCGCCGGGCTTGCCGACCTGCTCCAGGAGTGGCGGGCGGCCGGCCTCACCGGCTACCGGCTGCGTCCCGCCGTCCTGGGGCACGACCTGCCGGCGATCACCCGGAGCCTGGTCCCCGAACTCCAGCGCAGGGGGGTCTTCCGCCGCGCCTACGAGGCCGGCACCCTGCGCGGACTGCTGGGACTGGCCCGGCCCGCCAACCGCTACGCCGCCTGA